One window from the genome of Cottoperca gobio chromosome 15, fCotGob3.1, whole genome shotgun sequence encodes:
- the LOC115020239 gene encoding opioid growth factor receptor-like protein 1 isoform X1: MLFWEMGNLLGSWRFKEPSTVEECDSTWGSDSDDPVAEDDSSICDSVSPAESDRAAGDPEDASLQLTDSPESVPKMKRSFYAARDLYKYRHSYPNYRKSRQPNEYRNLRFYLNKIPLVPDGIYIEEILTKWRGDYDKLEHNHTYIQWLFPLREQGLNFYAHELTQDEIKEFQSTREAKRRFLAAYSLMLDFYGIKLLDKSGNVAPAPNWQERFQHLNESQHNYLRITRILKSLGELGYEAFKAPLVHLFLEESLCRNTLPNMQHSVLEYFVYTIRLPATRRCLLRYARQHYRPAHAFLWGPPPKRRGGCVAGSVGAGSSGIRAPAPTPEQQRRGEEISTCPSAGSGIIVSSHDAMTCQELVGGGLKGCTGLTSNMAGLEGALMMAGARGERNEYNDIVPL, translated from the exons ATGCTTTTTTGGGAAATGGGAAATCTGTTGGGAAGCTGGCGCTTCAAGGAGCCGAGCACCGTTGAGGAATGCGACTCGACGTGGGGGTCGGACAGCGACGACCCGGTGGCTGAAGATGACAGCAGCATCTGCGACTCCGTCAGCCCGGCGGAGAGCGACCGGGCCGCCGGAGACCCCGAGGATGCGTCCCTGCAG cTAACAGATTCTCCTGAGTCTGTTCCAAAGATGAAGAGGAGTTTCTACGCTGCCAGAGACCTCTACAAATACCGTCATAGCTACCCG aacTACAGAAAGTCCCGGCAACCTAACGAGTATCGTAACCTGCGTTTCTACCTTAACAAGATCCCTCTAGTTCCTGATG GTATCTATATAGAGGAGATTCTCACGAAGTGGAGAGGTGACTATGACAAACTGGAGCACAATCACACCTACATTCAATG GCTGTTCCCATTAAGAGAACAAGGGCTCAACTTCTACGCACATGAACTGACTCAGGACGAGATCAAA GAGTTTCAAAGCACTCGCGAAGCTAAGAGGAGATTCCTGGCAGCCTATTCCCTGATGTTGGACTTCTATGGCATCAAACTGCTGGATAAGAGTGGGAATGTTGCTCCGGCTCCCAACTGGCAGGAGCGCTTCCAGCACCTTAATga GTCACAGCACAACTACCTACGGATCACTCGCATCCTGAAGTCTCTGGGCGAGCTGGGCTACGAGGCCTTCAAGGCCCCTCTGGTTCATCTGTTCCTGGAGGAGTCGCTGTGCCGCAACACTCTTCCCAACATGCAGCACAGCGTCCTGGAGTACTTTGTCTACACCATCCGTCTGCCAGCCACCCGCAGATGTCTGCTCCGCTACGCCCGCCAGCATTACAGGCCCGCCCACGCCTTCCTCTGGGGTCCGCCGCCTAAAAGGAGAGGTGGTTGTGTCGCAGGTAGTGTAGGTGCTGGAAGTAGTGGGATCAGAGCTCCTGCTCCAACACcagagcaacagaggaggggggaggagatcTCCACCTGCCCATCTGCAGGTAGTGGGATTATTGTGTCTTCCCATGATGCCATGACGTGCCAGGAGCTGGTTGGAGGAGGGCTGAAGGGCTGCACAGGACTCACTTCCAATATGGCTGGACTGGAGGGAGCGTTGATGATGGCAGGAGCTAGAGGAGAAAGGAACGAGTACAATGACATTGTTCCTTTGTAG
- the LOC115020239 gene encoding opioid growth factor receptor-like protein 1 isoform X2 — translation MTAASATPSARRRATGPPETPRMRPCREKWMMTALDLKSKLTDSPESVPKMKRSFYAARDLYKYRHSYPNYRKSRQPNEYRNLRFYLNKIPLVPDGIYIEEILTKWRGDYDKLEHNHTYIQWLFPLREQGLNFYAHELTQDEIKEFQSTREAKRRFLAAYSLMLDFYGIKLLDKSGNVAPAPNWQERFQHLNESQHNYLRITRILKSLGELGYEAFKAPLVHLFLEESLCRNTLPNMQHSVLEYFVYTIRLPATRRCLLRYARQHYRPAHAFLWGPPPKRRGGCVAGSVGAGSSGIRAPAPTPEQQRRGEEISTCPSAGSGIIVSSHDAMTCQELVGGGLKGCTGLTSNMAGLEGALMMAGARGERNEYNDIVPL, via the exons ATGACAGCAGCATCTGCGACTCCGTCAGCCCGGCGGAGAGCGACCGGGCCGCCGGAGACCCCGAGGATGCGTCCCTGCAG AGAGAAATGGATGATGACAGCCCTCGACCTCAAAAGCAAA cTAACAGATTCTCCTGAGTCTGTTCCAAAGATGAAGAGGAGTTTCTACGCTGCCAGAGACCTCTACAAATACCGTCATAGCTACCCG aacTACAGAAAGTCCCGGCAACCTAACGAGTATCGTAACCTGCGTTTCTACCTTAACAAGATCCCTCTAGTTCCTGATG GTATCTATATAGAGGAGATTCTCACGAAGTGGAGAGGTGACTATGACAAACTGGAGCACAATCACACCTACATTCAATG GCTGTTCCCATTAAGAGAACAAGGGCTCAACTTCTACGCACATGAACTGACTCAGGACGAGATCAAA GAGTTTCAAAGCACTCGCGAAGCTAAGAGGAGATTCCTGGCAGCCTATTCCCTGATGTTGGACTTCTATGGCATCAAACTGCTGGATAAGAGTGGGAATGTTGCTCCGGCTCCCAACTGGCAGGAGCGCTTCCAGCACCTTAATga GTCACAGCACAACTACCTACGGATCACTCGCATCCTGAAGTCTCTGGGCGAGCTGGGCTACGAGGCCTTCAAGGCCCCTCTGGTTCATCTGTTCCTGGAGGAGTCGCTGTGCCGCAACACTCTTCCCAACATGCAGCACAGCGTCCTGGAGTACTTTGTCTACACCATCCGTCTGCCAGCCACCCGCAGATGTCTGCTCCGCTACGCCCGCCAGCATTACAGGCCCGCCCACGCCTTCCTCTGGGGTCCGCCGCCTAAAAGGAGAGGTGGTTGTGTCGCAGGTAGTGTAGGTGCTGGAAGTAGTGGGATCAGAGCTCCTGCTCCAACACcagagcaacagaggaggggggaggagatcTCCACCTGCCCATCTGCAGGTAGTGGGATTATTGTGTCTTCCCATGATGCCATGACGTGCCAGGAGCTGGTTGGAGGAGGGCTGAAGGGCTGCACAGGACTCACTTCCAATATGGCTGGACTGGAGGGAGCGTTGATGATGGCAGGAGCTAGAGGAGAAAGGAACGAGTACAATGACATTGTTCCTTTGTAG